A genomic stretch from Longimicrobium sp. includes:
- a CDS encoding type II toxin-antitoxin system Phd/YefM family antitoxin → MKTERMQVPEAREQFGRVVARVRDNRVPVVLEEGGREAGAIIPMSMYRTWAELECRWEGFARAGARMPGCTEEELEDIIHAAMLDARGTRRGPGRA, encoded by the coding sequence ATGAAAACGGAACGCATGCAAGTACCAGAAGCGCGAGAGCAGTTTGGGAGGGTGGTAGCCCGTGTTCGCGACAACCGCGTTCCGGTGGTGCTGGAAGAAGGCGGGCGAGAGGCCGGGGCCATCATTCCAATGTCCATGTACCGCACGTGGGCCGAACTCGAATGCAGGTGGGAAGGGTTCGCCCGTGCGGGCGCGCGGATGCCCGGCTGTACCGAAGAGGAGTTGGAGGACATCATCCACGCAGCGATGCTTGACGCTCGGGGCACTCGGCGGGGCCCCGGGCGTGCGTGA
- a CDS encoding putative toxin-antitoxin system toxin component, PIN family — translation MRRVVFDTSVLVSVALKPKGVPAQAYEAWRALRFSLFTTQAILDELRRTLAYPRVLRKYDCKLRVSILLAELSEEAGRVPGTAPVDVYVRDPKDYIILSAVADAAADVLVSSDQDLLTLGDYRSALILTPRQFLSWLDETEPESER, via the coding sequence GTGCGACGAGTAGTCTTTGACACGTCCGTGCTGGTGAGCGTAGCCCTGAAACCGAAAGGAGTGCCCGCTCAAGCCTACGAGGCTTGGCGGGCACTTCGATTTTCTCTTTTCACGACACAGGCGATTCTCGACGAGCTTCGGCGGACGCTCGCGTACCCACGCGTTCTTCGGAAGTACGACTGCAAGCTGAGGGTTTCCATCCTCCTCGCCGAACTCTCCGAGGAGGCCGGCAGGGTGCCCGGGACTGCTCCGGTGGACGTCTACGTCCGCGATCCCAAGGACTACATCATCCTCTCCGCCGTCGCCGATGCTGCCGCGGACGTACTCGTATCGAGCGATCAGGACCTGCTGACCCTGGGTGACTATCGCAGCGCGTTGATCCTGACGCCGCGGCAGTTCCTGTCGTGGCTGGACGAAACGGAACCGGAGAGCGAGAGATGA